A part of Amycolatopsis camponoti genomic DNA contains:
- a CDS encoding substrate-binding domain-containing protein: MISGVLMASCSSGKTEAPASQQAPANGKITLYYLQKQGDQQYFVEQAQGAQEKAKELGVELKVVNLGQDANKAITELDAAVAQGANGVAIVVPDQAIGPQVIDKAKSAGIPIIASDDVIKDGTGAKAPFVGFNGSQMGDSVGTEAGKLFKAAGWTAADTKIISAYKQDLSVCTDRVNAAKSAFAKAGDPGVQVIDVGTDNSPVDAQNRSGAVIGSNPGVKHWVVWGCNDENETGVVTALANSGVQANNIIGVGLGAYLDCKDWAAGKDTGNKSALYISGAEVGRSAIQVLVDKVKNGKELPAETIAKTTIVNKDNYKQAGVNCT; encoded by the coding sequence TTGATTTCCGGCGTCCTGATGGCTTCGTGCTCCTCCGGCAAGACCGAGGCGCCCGCATCGCAGCAGGCGCCCGCCAACGGCAAGATCACCCTCTACTACCTGCAGAAACAGGGTGACCAGCAGTACTTCGTCGAGCAGGCGCAGGGGGCGCAGGAGAAGGCGAAGGAGCTCGGCGTCGAGCTCAAGGTCGTCAACCTCGGCCAGGACGCCAACAAGGCGATCACCGAGCTGGACGCCGCGGTCGCGCAGGGCGCGAACGGCGTCGCCATCGTCGTCCCGGACCAGGCCATCGGCCCGCAGGTGATCGACAAGGCCAAGAGCGCGGGCATCCCGATCATCGCCTCCGACGACGTCATCAAGGACGGCACCGGCGCGAAGGCCCCGTTCGTCGGCTTCAACGGCAGCCAGATGGGCGACTCGGTCGGCACCGAGGCCGGGAAGCTGTTCAAGGCCGCCGGCTGGACCGCCGCCGACACGAAGATCATCAGCGCGTACAAGCAGGACCTGAGCGTCTGCACCGACCGCGTCAACGCCGCCAAGTCCGCGTTCGCGAAGGCCGGCGACCCGGGCGTCCAGGTGATCGACGTCGGCACCGACAACTCCCCCGTCGACGCGCAGAACCGCTCCGGCGCGGTGATCGGCTCCAACCCCGGCGTCAAGCACTGGGTCGTCTGGGGCTGCAACGACGAGAACGAGACCGGGGTCGTGACCGCGCTCGCCAACTCGGGCGTGCAGGCGAACAACATCATCGGCGTCGGGCTCGGCGCCTACCTGGACTGCAAGGACTGGGCGGCCGGCAAGGACACCGGCAACAAGTCCGCGCTCTACATCTCCGGCGCCGAGGTCGGCCGCTCGGCGATCCAGGTGCTGGTGGACAAGGTGAAGAACGGCAAGGAGCTGCCCGCGGAGACGATCGCGAAGACCACGATCGTCAACAAGGACAACTACAAGCAGGCCGGCGTCAACTGCACCTGA
- a CDS encoding glycoside hydrolase family 88 protein, translating into MRFPGIRGFGVLAAAAVAGSLFTAPAATAAAPPACPITDQMVAAGNYWVTNGTNLAAPDWQNATFHVGNLALVRTTGQSNHKTLPWAQANNYQLPLDPKRPFFPDNQAAGEAYLDLYTYFHPEISLDSIRTRIKDEVASVQAGHRDYWNYVDALNMAMPSFARMSVIDHDPSYSDAMDKLFKSSEHKLYNEFTGLWYRDARFTGSGVFWSRGNGWALAALTKVLQVLPTDDPRRPEYLRVYKKMASTLALVQRRDGFWNSDLLNPWDHGGPETSGTAFFTYGIGWGISAGVLDAKRFRPVVDKAWTALSTKALQADGKVGYVQPVGDRPATAQASDTSAYGVGAFLLAGQEVAKLQGCSAE; encoded by the coding sequence ATGCGTTTCCCGGGTATTCGTGGCTTCGGCGTGCTCGCGGCCGCTGCGGTGGCGGGCAGCCTGTTCACTGCTCCGGCGGCCACGGCGGCAGCCCCGCCGGCCTGCCCGATCACCGACCAGATGGTGGCCGCGGGCAACTACTGGGTGACCAACGGGACGAACCTGGCCGCCCCGGACTGGCAGAACGCGACGTTCCACGTCGGCAACCTCGCGCTGGTCCGGACCACCGGCCAGTCGAACCACAAGACGCTGCCGTGGGCGCAGGCCAACAACTACCAGCTACCGCTCGACCCGAAGCGGCCGTTCTTCCCGGACAACCAGGCCGCCGGCGAGGCGTACCTGGACCTGTACACGTACTTCCACCCGGAGATCTCGCTCGACTCGATCCGCACCCGGATCAAGGACGAGGTCGCGTCCGTGCAGGCCGGGCACCGCGACTACTGGAACTACGTCGACGCGCTGAACATGGCGATGCCGTCGTTCGCGCGGATGAGCGTCATCGACCACGATCCGTCCTATTCGGACGCCATGGACAAGCTGTTCAAGTCGTCCGAACACAAGCTGTACAACGAGTTCACGGGCCTCTGGTACCGCGACGCGCGGTTCACGGGCTCGGGCGTGTTCTGGTCGCGCGGCAACGGCTGGGCCCTGGCGGCCTTGACGAAGGTGCTGCAGGTGCTGCCGACGGACGACCCGCGGCGGCCGGAGTACCTGCGCGTCTACAAGAAGATGGCCTCGACGCTGGCGCTGGTGCAGCGCCGTGACGGCTTCTGGAACTCGGACCTGCTGAACCCGTGGGACCACGGCGGCCCGGAGACGAGCGGCACGGCGTTCTTCACGTACGGCATCGGCTGGGGCATCAGCGCGGGCGTCTTGGATGCGAAGCGGTTCCGCCCGGTGGTGGACAAGGCGTGGACGGCGCTGTCGACGAAGGCGTTGCAGGCCGACGGCAAGGTCGGTTACGTGCAGCCGGTCGGCGACCGCCCGGCGACGGCGCAAGCGTCCGACACGTCGGCTTACGGCGTCGGCGCGTTCCTGCTGGCGGGCCAGGAAGTGGCCAAGCTGCAGGGCTGCTCGGCCGAGTAG
- a CDS encoding CapA family protein — translation MTKLRVAALAGVAVLAAACSSPPQSGPAPTPFPETAPAAPASSEAAPDGSFSVVATGDVLIHPALTEQAEADGGGKIDYRPLLAGIKPLISGADLGICHLETPLAPEGGPYSGYPSFSAPPEIADALKDTGYDTCSTSSNHTIDQGADGVKRTLDKLDATGIKHTGSARSAAEAAKPLILDVHGVKVAQVSYAFGFNGIKVPAGKPWLANQIDVDDVLASARKAREAGAQVVIASLHWGVEYQHDPTAEQRSQAKKLLASDDIDLIVGHHAHVVQPFEKIGDKWVAYGLGNSVARHSEPRGDTEEGAAARFRFVRDGDRWKVDKAEYIPTYIKLDNPIRLIDLSTSPASTQVTKALGDTDKNILSLKADKVGLTRPGK, via the coding sequence ATGACGAAGCTCCGCGTCGCCGCGCTCGCCGGGGTCGCCGTCCTGGCGGCCGCGTGCAGCAGCCCGCCGCAGTCCGGCCCGGCGCCGACGCCGTTCCCGGAGACGGCTCCCGCCGCTCCCGCGTCTTCGGAGGCCGCGCCGGACGGCTCGTTCAGCGTTGTCGCGACCGGCGACGTCCTGATCCACCCGGCGCTCACCGAGCAGGCCGAGGCCGACGGCGGCGGGAAGATCGACTACCGGCCGCTGCTCGCCGGGATCAAGCCGCTGATCTCCGGCGCCGACCTCGGGATCTGCCACCTCGAGACGCCACTGGCGCCGGAAGGCGGCCCGTACAGCGGCTATCCGTCGTTCAGCGCGCCGCCGGAGATCGCGGACGCGCTCAAGGACACCGGCTACGACACCTGCTCGACGTCGTCGAACCACACGATCGACCAGGGCGCCGACGGCGTGAAGCGGACGCTGGACAAGCTCGACGCCACCGGGATCAAGCACACGGGCTCGGCGCGGTCGGCCGCCGAAGCGGCGAAACCGCTGATCCTCGACGTCCACGGCGTGAAGGTCGCGCAGGTGTCGTACGCCTTCGGGTTCAACGGCATCAAGGTGCCGGCCGGGAAGCCGTGGCTGGCCAACCAGATCGACGTCGACGACGTCCTGGCGTCGGCTCGCAAAGCGCGTGAGGCCGGGGCGCAGGTCGTGATCGCGAGCCTGCACTGGGGTGTCGAGTACCAGCACGACCCGACGGCCGAGCAGCGGTCGCAGGCCAAGAAGCTCCTGGCGTCGGACGACATCGACCTGATCGTCGGCCACCACGCGCACGTCGTCCAGCCGTTCGAGAAGATCGGCGACAAGTGGGTGGCCTACGGGCTCGGCAACAGCGTCGCCCGCCACTCCGAGCCGCGCGGCGACACGGAGGAGGGTGCGGCGGCCCGCTTCCGCTTCGTCCGCGACGGTGACCGCTGGAAGGTCGACAAGGCGGAGTACATCCCGACGTACATCAAGCTGGACAACCCGATCCGCCTGATCGACTTGTCGACATCACCGGCGTCAACACAGGTCACGAAGGCCCTGGGCGACACGGACAAGAACATCCTGAGCCTCAAAGCAGACAAAGTCGGCCTGACCCGCCCCGGCAAGTAA
- a CDS encoding ABC transporter permease — MSTPTKETSAPAAPAQPSAARRVLTGIGVQNSSLIITLIALIVLLSILNDNFLRTNNLLLIGSAITIMGLLALVQTLVIILGALDISVGSMAGLASVISAMVFTSTGSAGVGILAAVGVGILCGLINGMIIIFGRVNPVVATLAMLATYKGVAQVISDGKSQGYTGGDDLFIFLAKGAIAGLPSLVWVFLIVAALLHFLLKYTDIGRNVYAIGGNDTAARLAGININRYIIGVYALAGVVAAVAGVLITARTGSGQPVSGSEGLELQAVTGAALGGTMLKGGRGSIISTVLAVIILGVLDNGMSGLGINPFWQNVAHGALLVIAVVLQQLRSGERRVGLPE, encoded by the coding sequence ATGAGTACCCCCACCAAGGAAACTTCGGCCCCTGCCGCACCCGCGCAGCCGAGCGCCGCGCGCCGCGTGCTCACCGGCATCGGCGTGCAGAACTCCAGCCTGATCATCACGCTGATCGCGTTGATCGTCCTGCTGAGCATCCTGAACGACAACTTCCTGCGCACCAACAACCTGCTGCTGATCGGCAGCGCGATCACCATCATGGGGCTGCTCGCCCTGGTGCAGACGCTGGTGATCATCCTGGGCGCGCTGGACATCTCGGTCGGTTCGATGGCCGGGCTCGCCTCGGTCATCTCGGCGATGGTGTTCACCTCGACCGGCAGCGCCGGGGTCGGCATCCTCGCCGCGGTCGGCGTCGGCATCCTCTGCGGCCTGATCAACGGCATGATCATCATCTTCGGCCGGGTCAACCCGGTCGTCGCGACGCTGGCCATGCTCGCCACCTACAAGGGGGTCGCGCAGGTCATCTCGGACGGCAAGTCGCAGGGCTACACCGGCGGCGACGACCTCTTCATCTTCCTGGCCAAGGGCGCGATCGCGGGCCTGCCGTCGCTGGTGTGGGTGTTCCTGATCGTCGCGGCGCTGCTGCACTTCCTGCTCAAGTACACCGACATCGGCCGCAACGTCTACGCCATCGGCGGCAACGACACCGCCGCGCGGCTGGCCGGCATCAACATCAACCGGTACATCATCGGCGTCTACGCGCTGGCCGGCGTGGTCGCGGCGGTCGCGGGCGTGCTGATCACCGCGCGGACGGGCTCCGGGCAGCCGGTGTCCGGGTCCGAGGGCCTGGAGCTGCAGGCCGTCACCGGCGCCGCGCTCGGCGGCACGATGCTCAAGGGCGGCCGCGGGTCGATCATCTCCACCGTGCTCGCGGTGATCATCCTGGGCGTGCTCGACAACGGCATGTCCGGGCTGGGCATCAACCCGTTCTGGCAGAACGTCGCCCACGGCGCCCTGCTCGTGATCGCGGTCGTGCTGCAGCAGCTGCGCAGCGGAGAGCGCCGCGTCGGCCTGCCCGAGTAG
- a CDS encoding sugar ABC transporter ATP-binding protein, with product MSSSSPALAVEGIGKRFSGVTALDDVSLEFRSGEVLALMGENGAGKSTLLRVLSGDQGPDDGRLLLDGTEVTFDTPRAAMAAGVRVIYQEPEIIPHVSVAENVFVGELPAKARVFNRRTLLKATQDALAEYGFEGVLNPATLGVKLSAAQRQIVEILRVLTAATPPKVIAFDEPTSSLSEHEVEALFRLIGRLRDSGVAVVYVSHRMKEIFQLADRVAVLRDGKLVGVQQVAETDEPGLVRMMIGRDLSALERRVTQDTGDVVLKLDDITTDDVTGISLEVRAGEVVCLAGLVGAGRSELARAIVGDLPIRSGTVELDGKRLRAHNPGDAVKAGIGFAPEERKTDALLMQRSVRDNISISVLDRLRRFRVVKRAKERALVEEYINELRVRTPSMEQEVRKLSGGNQQKAVLARWLARRPKLLILDEPTRGVDVGAKAEIYRIIDGLAAEGIALLVISSDLPEVLTLADRILVMRAGRLAGEISREEATEEAVLTLAIPETEPAVEEQQEIGA from the coding sequence ATGTCCTCCTCTTCACCCGCGCTCGCCGTCGAGGGCATCGGCAAGCGCTTCTCCGGCGTCACCGCCCTCGACGACGTCTCGCTGGAGTTCCGCTCCGGCGAGGTGCTCGCGTTGATGGGCGAGAACGGCGCCGGGAAGTCGACGCTGCTGCGCGTCCTCTCCGGCGACCAGGGCCCCGACGACGGGCGCCTGCTGCTCGACGGCACCGAGGTCACGTTCGACACCCCGCGCGCGGCGATGGCCGCCGGGGTCCGCGTGATCTACCAGGAACCCGAGATCATCCCGCACGTTTCGGTGGCGGAGAACGTCTTCGTCGGCGAGCTCCCGGCCAAGGCGCGCGTGTTCAACCGCCGCACGCTGCTGAAGGCGACGCAGGACGCGCTCGCCGAGTACGGCTTCGAAGGCGTCCTCAACCCGGCGACGCTCGGCGTCAAGCTGTCGGCCGCCCAGCGCCAGATCGTCGAGATCCTGCGCGTCCTCACCGCGGCCACCCCGCCGAAGGTGATCGCGTTCGACGAGCCGACGTCGTCGCTGTCCGAGCACGAGGTCGAGGCACTCTTCCGGCTGATCGGACGGCTGCGCGACAGCGGGGTCGCGGTCGTCTACGTCTCGCACCGGATGAAGGAGATCTTCCAGCTCGCGGACCGGGTCGCCGTGCTGCGCGACGGCAAGCTCGTCGGCGTCCAGCAGGTCGCGGAGACCGACGAGCCCGGCCTGGTCCGGATGATGATCGGCCGCGACCTCTCGGCGCTGGAACGCCGCGTCACGCAGGACACCGGCGACGTCGTGCTGAAGCTCGACGACATCACGACCGACGACGTCACCGGCATCTCGCTGGAGGTCCGCGCGGGCGAGGTCGTCTGCCTGGCCGGGCTGGTCGGCGCCGGACGCTCCGAGCTGGCCCGCGCGATCGTCGGCGACCTGCCGATCCGGTCGGGCACGGTCGAGCTGGACGGCAAGCGGCTGCGCGCGCACAACCCGGGTGACGCGGTCAAGGCCGGCATCGGCTTCGCGCCCGAAGAGCGCAAGACGGACGCGTTGCTCATGCAGCGGTCCGTCCGCGACAACATCTCCATCTCGGTGCTCGACCGCCTTCGCCGCTTCCGCGTGGTGAAGCGCGCGAAGGAACGCGCGCTCGTCGAGGAGTACATCAACGAGCTTCGCGTGCGGACGCCGTCGATGGAGCAGGAAGTCCGCAAGCTGTCCGGCGGCAACCAGCAGAAGGCCGTCCTCGCACGCTGGCTCGCGCGGCGGCCGAAGCTGCTGATCCTCGACGAGCCGACCCGCGGGGTCGACGTCGGCGCGAAGGCCGAGATCTACCGGATCATCGACGGCCTCGCCGCGGAAGGCATCGCACTGCTGGTCATCTCGTCCGACCTGCCCGAGGTGCTGACGCTCGCCGACCGCATCCTCGTGATGCGCGCCGGGCGCCTGGCCGGCGAGATCAGCCGCGAAGAGGCGACCGAGGAAGCCGTGCTGACCCTCGCCATCCCCGAAACCGAACCCGCAGTAGAAGAGCAGCAGGAGATCGGCGCATGA
- a CDS encoding FadR/GntR family transcriptional regulator, giving the protein MNLHARIVDELGRLIVEGVLGDGQPLVPEELGRRFSASRTVVREALRVLESKGMVTARPRVGTWTLPPEAWDAIDPDVIAWRVNGPDGRKHLHELQELRLTIEPQAARLAAHHRRPGELSAMAAAYELMADAVERGDTAAFHDADSEFHAALIRASGNALIAQLQVPVVAALRAHGEPLELVAHSRVLTLVLAKNADGAESASRRLLETVAPYRSPAP; this is encoded by the coding sequence GTGAACCTCCACGCCCGGATAGTGGACGAACTGGGCAGGCTCATCGTGGAAGGCGTCCTCGGGGACGGGCAGCCGCTCGTCCCCGAGGAGCTCGGCCGCCGCTTCTCCGCTTCCCGGACAGTGGTCCGCGAAGCGTTGCGCGTGCTGGAATCCAAGGGCATGGTGACCGCGCGGCCGCGGGTCGGTACGTGGACGCTGCCACCGGAGGCGTGGGACGCGATCGACCCGGACGTCATCGCGTGGCGCGTCAACGGGCCCGACGGCCGCAAGCACCTGCACGAGCTGCAGGAGCTGCGGCTGACCATCGAGCCGCAGGCGGCCCGGCTGGCCGCGCACCACCGGCGTCCGGGCGAGCTGTCGGCGATGGCCGCGGCCTACGAGCTGATGGCGGACGCGGTGGAACGCGGGGACACCGCGGCCTTCCACGACGCCGACTCGGAGTTCCACGCGGCCTTGATCCGCGCTTCCGGCAACGCGCTCATCGCGCAGCTGCAGGTGCCCGTCGTCGCGGCACTGCGGGCGCACGGCGAGCCGCTGGAGCTCGTCGCGCACTCCCGCGTGCTGACGCTGGTGCTGGCGAAGAACGCCGACGGGGCCGAATCCGCGTCGCGCCGGTTGCTGGAAACCGTTGCGCCGTACCGCTCACCGGCACCTTGA
- a CDS encoding family 2B encapsulin nanocompartment shell protein, with protein MTVTEELQLSLSVKAARTLTTTTKTLPQMRGITTRWLLSQLPWVDVPAGSYRVNRRLTYTIGDGKVSFYTTGARVHVVPAELTELELLRDFTDETALTALAEAFEQREYEPGDTIVTAGRPLDTLILIAHGKVTRHARGEYGDETTLGTATDGDHLGAELLAHDDATWDYTARAATHVIALALPAETYARLNGRSEPLRAHVAEAITRPRKPQNPKGEASIDLSAGHDGEPILSGTYVDYDPSPREYDLAVAQTVLRVHNRVTDLYNQPMNQLEQQLRLTVEALRERQEHELVNNTDFGLLHNTDLKQRLTTRTGPPTPLDMDDLLCRRRKTKFFLAHPRAIAAFGRECTRARIYPEPATLDGKRVTAWRGVPILPCDKIPITDTGTTSILAMRTGEDDAGVIGLRPKSLPDEYQPGLNVRFMGINDRAVTSYLVSAYHSAAVLVPDALGVLDHVEVGR; from the coding sequence ATGACGGTGACGGAAGAGCTCCAGCTGTCCCTGAGCGTCAAAGCCGCGCGGACACTCACCACGACCACCAAGACCCTGCCGCAGATGCGCGGCATCACCACCCGCTGGCTGCTCTCCCAACTCCCCTGGGTCGACGTCCCCGCCGGCAGCTACCGCGTCAACCGCCGCCTCACCTACACCATCGGCGACGGCAAAGTCTCCTTCTACACCACCGGCGCCCGCGTCCACGTCGTCCCCGCCGAACTCACCGAACTCGAACTCCTCCGCGACTTCACCGACGAGACCGCGTTGACGGCCCTCGCCGAAGCCTTCGAACAACGCGAATACGAACCCGGCGACACCATCGTCACCGCGGGCCGCCCCCTCGACACGCTCATCCTCATCGCCCACGGCAAAGTCACCCGCCACGCCCGCGGCGAATACGGCGACGAAACCACCCTCGGCACCGCCACCGACGGCGACCACCTCGGCGCCGAACTCCTCGCCCACGACGACGCCACCTGGGACTACACCGCCCGCGCCGCCACCCACGTCATCGCCCTCGCGCTACCCGCCGAAACCTACGCCCGCCTCAACGGCCGCTCCGAACCCCTCCGCGCCCACGTCGCCGAAGCCATCACACGACCACGGAAACCCCAGAACCCCAAAGGCGAAGCCAGCATCGACCTCTCCGCCGGCCACGACGGCGAACCGATCCTCTCCGGCACCTACGTCGACTACGACCCCTCACCCCGCGAATACGACCTCGCCGTCGCCCAAACCGTCCTGCGGGTCCACAACCGCGTCACCGACCTCTACAACCAGCCCATGAACCAGCTCGAACAACAGCTCCGGCTCACCGTCGAAGCGTTACGGGAACGCCAGGAACACGAACTGGTCAACAACACCGACTTCGGGCTCCTGCACAACACCGATCTCAAGCAGCGCCTCACCACCCGCACCGGCCCACCCACACCCCTCGACATGGACGACCTGCTCTGCCGCCGCCGCAAGACGAAATTCTTCCTCGCCCACCCCCGCGCCATCGCCGCGTTCGGCCGCGAATGCACCCGAGCGCGGATCTACCCAGAACCCGCCACCCTCGACGGCAAACGCGTGACGGCCTGGCGCGGCGTCCCCATCCTGCCCTGCGACAAAATCCCGATCACCGACACCGGCACCACGTCCATCCTGGCCATGCGCACCGGCGAAGACGACGCCGGCGTCATCGGCCTCCGCCCCAAGTCACTACCGGACGAGTACCAACCCGGCCTGAACGTCCGGTTCATGGGCATCAACGACCGCGCCGTCACGTCCTACCTGGTCAGCGCCTACCACTCCGCCGCCGTCCTGGTCCCGGACGCACTCGGCGTCCTCGACCACGTGGAGGTCGGCCGATGA
- a CDS encoding family 2B encapsulin nanocompartment shell protein yields the protein MTVTDPVDTDQAPLSLGRAAARTLATTTKSVPQMQGISSRWLLKVLPWVEVSGGAYRVNRRLSYSVGDGRVTFTTTGADVRVIPPELGELAPLRGYDDDDVLTELASRFTQHEYVPGDTLVEFGSRADQVYLIAHGKITKVGTGAYGDQTVLGTLADGDYFGETALIRADGIWEFTAKAVTTCTVLTLPRAAFQDVLSRSETLQAHLDAFTADGSSARNDHGEAEISLASGHDGEPTLPGTFVDYDAQPREYELSVAQTVLRVHSRVADLYNQPMNQIEQQLRLTIEALRERQEHELINNTDFGLLHNADFAQRIPTRTGPPTPDDLDELLALVWKDPGFFLAHPKTIAAFGRECTKAGLYPDAVDFGGHHVPAWRGVPILPCNKIPVTETRTSSILLMRTGEQAQGVVGLHQTGLPDEYQPGLNVRFMGVSEQAIISYLVSAYYSAAVLVPDALAVLESAELGREG from the coding sequence GTGACTGTCACCGACCCGGTGGACACCGACCAGGCACCGCTGAGCCTCGGCCGGGCCGCGGCCCGCACCCTGGCCACCACGACCAAGTCGGTCCCGCAGATGCAGGGCATCTCCTCCCGCTGGCTCCTCAAAGTCCTGCCCTGGGTCGAGGTCTCCGGCGGTGCCTACCGCGTCAACCGCCGCCTGTCCTACTCCGTCGGCGACGGCCGCGTCACCTTCACCACCACCGGCGCCGACGTCCGCGTCATCCCACCCGAACTCGGCGAACTCGCCCCCCTGCGCGGCTACGACGACGACGACGTCCTCACCGAACTCGCCTCCCGCTTCACCCAGCACGAATACGTCCCCGGCGACACCCTCGTCGAGTTCGGCTCCCGCGCCGACCAGGTGTACCTCATCGCCCACGGCAAAATCACCAAAGTCGGCACCGGCGCCTACGGCGACCAGACCGTCCTGGGCACCCTCGCCGACGGCGACTACTTCGGCGAAACCGCCCTGATCCGCGCCGACGGAATCTGGGAGTTCACCGCCAAAGCCGTCACCACCTGCACCGTCCTGACCCTGCCCCGCGCCGCGTTCCAGGACGTCCTGTCCCGCTCGGAGACCCTGCAAGCCCACCTCGACGCCTTCACCGCCGACGGCTCATCCGCCCGCAACGACCACGGCGAAGCCGAGATCTCCCTGGCCTCCGGGCACGACGGCGAGCCGACGCTGCCGGGCACGTTCGTCGACTACGACGCCCAACCCCGGGAATACGAACTCTCGGTCGCCCAGACCGTCCTGCGGGTGCACTCCCGCGTCGCGGATCTCTACAACCAGCCGATGAACCAGATCGAGCAGCAGCTGCGGCTGACCATCGAAGCCCTGCGGGAACGCCAGGAACACGAACTGATCAACAACACCGACTTCGGGCTCCTGCACAACGCCGACTTCGCCCAGCGCATCCCCACCCGCACCGGCCCACCCACCCCCGACGACCTGGACGAGCTGCTGGCGTTGGTGTGGAAAGACCCCGGGTTCTTCCTCGCCCACCCCAAGACCATCGCCGCGTTCGGGCGGGAATGCACCAAGGCCGGGCTCTACCCCGACGCCGTCGACTTCGGCGGGCACCACGTCCCGGCCTGGCGCGGGGTGCCGATCCTGCCCTGCAACAAGATCCCCGTCACCGAGACCCGCACCAGCTCGATCCTGCTGATGCGAACCGGGGAACAGGCCCAAGGCGTGGTGGGATTGCACCAGACCGGACTCCCGGACGAATACCAGCCCGGACTCAACGTCCGGTTCATGGGCGTGTCGGAGCAGGCGATCATCTCCTACCTGGTGTCGGCCTACTACTCGGCCGCGGTGCTGGTGCCGGACGCGCTCGCGGTGCTGGAAAGCGCCGAACTCGGCCGAGAAGGCTGA
- a CDS encoding family 2 encapsulin nanocompartment cargo protein polyprenyl transferase → MTTMDSRTAARPLADVLAWSKSLVDPALRTAAERLPETMRRIAGYHFGWEDAHGEPSSADGGKALRPALVLLCAEAAGGTPADAVPAAVAVEFVHNFSLLHDDVMDGDTTRRHRPTAWTVFGTGPAVLAGDALLSVAFEQLTPDGARLLSQGVLELLEGQAADVDFEQRDDVTQAECVRMAGGKTAALIGASCELGALLAGRPEAVPRFGAFGRSIGLAFQHVDDLLGIWGNPAETGKPVYSDLQNRKKSLPVVTALASGTSAGAELATLYSGTDPLDDVELALAATLVDEAGGRQWSQAQAAALVAKGLRELATVNPVSRPAAELATLARLITTRTH, encoded by the coding sequence ATGACGACCATGGACTCCCGGACCGCCGCCCGCCCCCTCGCCGACGTCCTCGCGTGGAGCAAGAGCCTGGTCGACCCGGCTTTGCGCACCGCGGCCGAGCGGCTGCCCGAGACGATGCGGCGGATCGCCGGCTACCACTTCGGCTGGGAAGACGCCCACGGCGAGCCGTCGTCGGCGGACGGCGGCAAGGCGTTGCGGCCGGCGCTCGTGCTGCTGTGCGCGGAAGCCGCGGGCGGCACCCCGGCGGACGCCGTGCCCGCCGCCGTCGCGGTCGAGTTCGTGCACAACTTTTCGCTGCTGCACGACGACGTCATGGACGGCGACACCACCCGGCGGCACCGCCCGACGGCGTGGACGGTGTTCGGCACCGGGCCCGCGGTGCTCGCCGGAGACGCGTTGCTGAGCGTGGCGTTCGAGCAACTGACGCCCGACGGGGCGAGGCTGCTGTCCCAGGGTGTGCTCGAACTGCTGGAAGGCCAGGCCGCCGACGTCGACTTCGAGCAGCGCGACGACGTCACGCAGGCGGAGTGCGTCCGGATGGCCGGCGGCAAGACGGCGGCGTTGATCGGCGCCTCCTGCGAGCTGGGCGCGCTGCTCGCCGGGCGGCCCGAGGCGGTGCCGCGGTTCGGCGCGTTCGGCCGGTCGATCGGGCTGGCGTTCCAGCACGTCGACGACCTGCTCGGGATCTGGGGCAACCCCGCCGAGACGGGCAAGCCGGTGTACTCGGACCTGCAGAACCGCAAGAAGTCGCTCCCGGTGGTGACGGCGCTGGCGTCCGGCACCTCGGCGGGCGCGGAGCTGGCGACGCTGTACTCCGGCACCGACCCGCTGGACGACGTCGAGCTGGCCCTCGCGGCCACGCTCGTCGACGAAGCCGGCGGCCGCCAGTGGAGCCAGGCCCAGGCCGCGGCGCTGGTGGCGAAGGGCCTGCGCGAGCTGGCAACGGTGAACCCGGTCTCCCGCCCGGCAGCCGAACTGGCCACCCTGGCCCGCCTGATCACCACCCGCACCCACTGA